One genomic segment of Pantanalinema sp. includes these proteins:
- a CDS encoding type II secretion system protein yields the protein MGKQRGFTIIEVTLAIAIGVVMLAGASALYRQVREAAGNARAQDKVLRIAGVIETYAAGNKGFYPTLSELQAAWYATAPDDLGSSPWGGLSGKPGSLPDPIAQRGIVSAPGWPATPWTIDASRDITLQGFTGYGLNTPGASQSATDIFSGRTRVYRQYVVGAWNSHGEGPFFPIGH from the coding sequence ATGGGCAAGCAACGGGGATTCACCATCATCGAGGTCACCCTCGCCATCGCCATCGGGGTCGTCATGCTCGCGGGAGCGAGCGCCCTCTACCGGCAGGTGCGCGAGGCGGCCGGCAACGCCAGGGCCCAGGACAAGGTCCTGCGCATCGCGGGAGTCATCGAGACCTACGCCGCCGGGAACAAGGGCTTTTACCCCACGCTCTCCGAGTTGCAGGCCGCATGGTACGCGACCGCCCCGGACGACCTGGGGTCCAGCCCGTGGGGCGGCCTCTCGGGAAAGCCGGGCAGCCTGCCCGATCCCATTGCTCAGCGCGGGATCGTCTCGGCGCCGGGCTGGCCCGCCACCCCCTGGACGATCGACGCCTCTCGCGACATCACCCTGCAGGGCTTCACGGGGTACGGCCTGAACACCCCGGGGGCGAGCCAGTCCGCGACCGACATCTTCAGCGGCAGGACCAGGGTCTACCGCCAGTACGTGGTCGGTGCCTGGAACTCGCACGGCGAGGGCCCCTTCTTCCCGATCGGCCACTGA
- a CDS encoding M20/M25/M40 family metallo-hydrolase, which yields MAIIESLSSQLAQEIEALRPEFEQALQEIVEIPTVSMDPARQGDMRRGAEWALRYLDALGCEAMIYETDGFPVVVGTLHHPRATRTLTVYNHLDVQPANEPEWQTEPFVFTRQGDVYRGRGTTDDKGPALSAALAAKLAKQHDIPLNLRFVWEFEEEIGSPHFESFLEAHKADLETDSVLVSDTIWISRDKPAAPLGLRGLAGFRLLLETGTKDVHSGLAGGAARNPIGELCQLISEIYDARTGQVKIPGFYDTALPVTEAERASFVASGFDPEHFKAAHGLKCLRVTDPAEITERIWGKPTFEVHGMVGGYTGPGIKAIVPPRAEAKVSMRLVPDMQPREILDKVEAFVKERNPDVVVEREGALEPYMGSSEGPYAEAIRTSLRFGFGADPAFVREGGSIGAVVSMQRQLGCPIMFIGLSLPEHGYHAPNENFDWGMASGGMMAFLRYFEQVASL from the coding sequence CAGGAGATCGTCGAGATCCCCACCGTCAGCATGGACCCGGCGCGCCAGGGCGACATGCGCCGCGGCGCCGAGTGGGCCCTGCGCTACCTGGACGCCCTGGGCTGCGAGGCGATGATCTACGAGACCGACGGCTTCCCGGTCGTCGTCGGCACCCTTCATCACCCGCGCGCGACGCGCACGCTGACCGTCTACAACCACCTGGACGTGCAGCCGGCCAACGAGCCCGAGTGGCAGACCGAGCCCTTCGTCTTCACCCGGCAGGGTGACGTGTACCGCGGCCGCGGCACCACCGACGACAAGGGCCCGGCGCTTTCCGCCGCCCTCGCCGCCAAGCTCGCCAAGCAGCACGACATCCCCCTCAACCTGCGCTTCGTCTGGGAGTTCGAGGAGGAGATCGGCAGCCCCCACTTCGAGTCCTTCCTCGAAGCGCACAAGGCCGACCTTGAAACCGACTCGGTCCTGGTCTCGGACACCATCTGGATCTCGCGGGACAAGCCCGCCGCCCCCCTGGGCCTGCGGGGGCTGGCGGGCTTCCGCCTGCTGCTCGAGACCGGGACAAAGGACGTCCACTCGGGCCTCGCGGGCGGGGCTGCGCGCAACCCCATCGGGGAGCTGTGCCAGCTCATCTCCGAGATCTACGACGCCCGCACCGGCCAGGTGAAGATCCCCGGCTTCTACGACACCGCCCTGCCCGTGACCGAGGCCGAGCGCGCGAGCTTCGTCGCCTCGGGCTTCGACCCCGAGCACTTCAAGGCCGCCCACGGCCTGAAGTGCCTGCGTGTCACGGACCCGGCCGAGATCACCGAGCGGATCTGGGGCAAGCCGACCTTCGAGGTCCACGGCATGGTGGGCGGCTATACCGGCCCCGGGATCAAGGCCATCGTTCCCCCGCGGGCGGAGGCCAAGGTCAGCATGCGGCTGGTGCCCGACATGCAGCCGCGCGAGATCCTCGACAAGGTCGAGGCCTTCGTCAAGGAGCGCAACCCCGACGTGGTCGTCGAGCGAGAGGGTGCCCTCGAGCCCTATATGGGGTCGAGCGAGGGTCCCTACGCCGAGGCGATCAGGACCTCGCTGCGCTTCGGCTTCGGCGCCGACCCGGCCTTCGTCCGCGAGGGCGGCTCCATCGGGGCGGTGGTGAGCATGCAGCGGCAGCTGGGCTGCCCCATCATGTTCATCGGCCTCTCGCTGCCCGAGCACGGCTACCACGCCCCCAACGAGAACTTCGACTGGGGCATGGCCAGCGGCGGCATGATGGCGTTCCTGCGCTACTTCGAGCAGGTCGCCTCCCTGTAG